One genomic region from Glaciimonas sp. PAMC28666 encodes:
- a CDS encoding class I adenylate-forming enzyme family protein, with translation MILDQANTPLAQLGQRVEDLPARLSDIVRYWNAVTPNAPALRDRAEIWTYADLWNSVEAGVTLLREIAVRPGDRVMLVGENCAAQVALIFAAAALDVWIVIVNARLSATEIATIRDHCEPRRTLYLSASSAEADAHAQRHCATCSDVRLLGKLAVGPLNSDCIAEPVAAANAEQVAALIYTTGTTGTPKGVMLTHRNLLFVAAGSAGLRHAEDRVYGLLPISHVFGLASVMLATLYAGACLHLAQRYSPKELLASLEHDGITVLLGVPAMYAHLLELCEKSDVSPKAPNLRLMYAGGSPLDPALKKTVEKMFGMPLHNGYGQTETSPSVSHTQRGAPRSDTSVGEVIEGIEIRIVDQNHSAVTPGQTGELWVRGPNVMKGYYRAPELTASVLQGDGWLNTGDLARQNPDGALFIAGRTKELIIRSGFNVYPVEIEAALNAHAAVTQSAVVGRQVTNGNEEVVAFVELNPQHPVSVTELQSYLANLLSPYKCPSEIIVMQSLPAAATGKLLKGELKKMAQQTYDGKQIGNKK, from the coding sequence ATGATTCTGGATCAAGCGAACACCCCGCTGGCACAGCTAGGCCAACGAGTAGAGGATTTGCCAGCGCGTCTGAGCGACATTGTGCGTTATTGGAACGCTGTGACGCCCAACGCGCCTGCGCTCCGCGACCGTGCCGAAATCTGGACCTACGCGGATCTGTGGAACTCGGTGGAAGCTGGTGTCACATTGCTGCGCGAAATCGCGGTGCGTCCCGGTGATCGCGTCATGCTGGTTGGTGAAAACTGTGCAGCGCAAGTAGCACTGATCTTTGCCGCGGCGGCGCTCGATGTCTGGATTGTGATCGTCAATGCCCGCCTTTCAGCGACCGAAATAGCGACAATTCGCGATCACTGTGAACCGCGCCGCACGCTTTATTTAAGCGCCTCGTCTGCCGAAGCTGACGCACATGCCCAGCGGCACTGCGCTACCTGTTCGGATGTCCGGCTGTTAGGCAAGCTAGCAGTCGGTCCACTCAACAGCGACTGTATCGCCGAACCGGTTGCTGCTGCAAACGCGGAACAGGTAGCTGCGCTGATTTATACAACCGGGACCACCGGCACGCCTAAAGGCGTCATGCTGACGCACCGTAACCTGCTATTCGTCGCAGCCGGTTCTGCCGGACTACGCCACGCTGAGGATCGGGTCTACGGACTGCTCCCGATATCGCATGTGTTCGGACTGGCCTCTGTCATGTTAGCCACACTGTATGCGGGCGCGTGTCTGCATCTGGCGCAGCGGTATTCGCCTAAGGAGTTGCTCGCTTCATTGGAACACGACGGCATTACAGTATTACTCGGCGTTCCCGCAATGTATGCGCATCTGCTGGAGCTATGTGAGAAATCTGATGTGTCACCAAAAGCGCCCAATTTGCGCTTAATGTACGCAGGCGGTTCACCGCTCGATCCAGCACTCAAGAAGACAGTTGAAAAAATGTTCGGCATGCCTCTCCATAACGGCTATGGTCAGACCGAAACATCACCCAGTGTTAGCCATACCCAACGCGGCGCGCCGCGTTCGGATACCTCGGTTGGTGAAGTCATTGAGGGCATTGAGATTCGGATTGTCGATCAAAACCATAGCGCGGTGACACCCGGTCAAACCGGTGAGTTATGGGTACGCGGCCCAAATGTCATGAAGGGCTATTACCGGGCGCCCGAATTGACGGCCAGCGTCCTGCAAGGGGATGGATGGTTGAATACCGGCGATCTCGCACGGCAGAATCCCGACGGTGCGTTGTTCATCGCCGGTCGCACCAAAGAATTGATCATTCGCTCGGGCTTTAATGTCTATCCGGTGGAAATAGAAGCGGCGCTGAATGCGCATGCGGCAGTCACGCAATCGGCGGTGGTTGGGCGACAGGTCACAAACGGCAACGAGGAAGTGGTTGCCTTTGTCGAGCTCAATCCACAACATCCGGTCTCGGTGACGGAGTTGCAAAGCTATCTGGCGAATCTGCTTTCGCCCTACAAATGTCCGTCCGAGATTATTGTCATGCAGTCGTTACCCGCAGCGGCCACAGGGAAACTGTTGAAGGGTGAATTAAAAAAAATGGCCCAACAGACGTACGATGGCAAACAAATCGGCAATAAAAAATAG
- the serS gene encoding serine--tRNA ligase: protein MIDIQLLRKDIATVASRLAARKYQLDVDAFNSLEAERKQIQTRTEELQSQRNLLSKQIGMLKGKGEDASAVMTQVNSIGEELKTSAARLDHVQEQFSKFLEVIPNLPHESVPVGIDESGNVEVRKSGVLPVFDFEVRDHVDVGAGVGLDFDVAAKLTGSRFSVMKGGIARLHRALAQFMLDTHTAEHGYTECYTPYIVNADSLRGTGQLPKFEEDLFAVKKGGQEGEQGADSAALYLIPTAEVPLTNLVRDEIIAGEKLPLKMTAHSPCFRSEAGSYGRDTRGMIRQHQFDKVEMVQIVHPDQSYEALEEMVGHAEVILQKLGLPYRVVSLCTGDMGFGASKTYDLEVWLPAQNTYREISSVSNMEAFQARRMQARFRNLQGKTELLHTLNGSGLAVGRTLVAVLENYQQADGGVEIPAVLHPYMGGITRLTPTA from the coding sequence ATGATCGACATCCAACTGCTCCGCAAAGACATCGCCACCGTCGCCAGCCGCTTAGCTGCGCGTAAATACCAGCTTGACGTCGACGCCTTCAATTCGCTGGAAGCCGAACGCAAGCAAATTCAGACCCGCACAGAAGAACTCCAAAGCCAGCGCAATTTGTTGTCCAAGCAAATTGGCATGCTCAAAGGCAAAGGCGAAGACGCATCGGCCGTCATGACGCAAGTCAACAGCATCGGCGAAGAACTAAAGACTTCGGCCGCCCGTCTCGATCATGTGCAGGAGCAATTCAGCAAGTTTCTCGAAGTAATCCCCAATTTGCCGCATGAATCGGTGCCCGTCGGTATCGATGAATCAGGCAACGTCGAGGTTCGCAAGTCAGGCGTTTTGCCAGTGTTCGATTTTGAAGTGCGCGACCATGTCGATGTCGGTGCCGGTGTCGGCCTGGATTTTGACGTTGCTGCCAAATTAACAGGATCACGCTTCTCGGTCATGAAAGGCGGCATCGCCCGTTTGCATCGCGCCCTGGCGCAATTCATGCTCGATACGCACACCGCCGAGCACGGCTATACCGAATGTTATACGCCCTACATCGTCAACGCCGACTCCCTGCGTGGCACGGGCCAATTGCCGAAATTTGAAGAAGATTTGTTCGCCGTTAAAAAAGGCGGCCAGGAAGGTGAGCAGGGCGCTGATAGCGCTGCCCTATACCTGATCCCTACTGCCGAAGTGCCGTTGACCAATCTGGTACGCGATGAAATCATCGCCGGTGAAAAGCTCCCGCTCAAGATGACCGCGCATTCACCCTGTTTTCGCTCAGAAGCCGGAAGCTATGGTCGCGACACGCGTGGAATGATCCGCCAGCACCAATTCGACAAAGTCGAAATGGTCCAGATAGTGCACCCCGACCAGTCTTATGAAGCCCTTGAAGAAATGGTCGGCCACGCTGAAGTGATCCTGCAAAAACTCGGCCTGCCATATCGCGTAGTCTCGCTCTGTACCGGCGACATGGGCTTCGGTGCATCCAAAACCTACGACCTCGAAGTATGGTTGCCAGCACAAAATACCTATCGTGAGATTTCATCCGTCTCCAATATGGAAGCATTCCAGGCCCGCCGCATGCAGGCCCGTTTCCGCAATCTCCAAGGCAAAACAGAGTTGCTGCACACACTCAACGGCTCCGGCTTAGCGGTAGGACGAACGTTAGTGGCCGTGCTGGAAAATTACCAGCAAGCCGACGGCGGCGTCGAGATTCCCGCTGTTCTGCATCCCTACATGGGCGGCATCACGCGCTTGACGCCGACGGCGTAA
- a CDS encoding group 1 truncated hemoglobin, whose product MKKTFSALLFSVASMCSATLLAQTPPLMPPASISVYEAFGEKPGLVKLMDDFMIRLVADPVTGPIFAPANQVRIKAELVEQFCQLLSGPCTYKGLDMKTAHANLHINKPQFNALVEELQISMNVMNISFRAQNQLLAQLAPMYRDVITVK is encoded by the coding sequence ATGAAAAAAACTTTTTCCGCATTATTATTTTCGGTCGCCAGCATGTGTTCGGCCACTCTGCTGGCCCAGACGCCACCATTGATGCCACCGGCATCGATCTCGGTCTATGAAGCATTCGGTGAAAAACCGGGTCTGGTCAAACTGATGGACGATTTCATGATCCGCCTGGTTGCCGACCCGGTCACAGGTCCGATATTCGCACCAGCCAATCAAGTCCGCATCAAGGCTGAACTGGTAGAACAATTTTGCCAGCTTCTGAGCGGTCCCTGTACCTATAAGGGCCTGGATATGAAGACGGCACATGCCAACCTGCATATCAATAAGCCACAGTTCAACGCCTTAGTCGAAGAGTTGCAGATATCGATGAATGTAATGAACATTTCGTTCAGGGCGCAAAATCAACTCCTGGCGCAGCTTGCTCCGATGTATCGGGATGTGATTACCGTTAAGTAA
- a CDS encoding ABC transporter ATP-binding protein codes for MLQLENLSVRFGGLTAVNNVTFAVGTQDVVGLVGPNGAGKTTLFNAISGLVRPTGGSIRFDGADVMHAPLYKRARMGIGRTFQIPQPMHQLSVRENLLVAQRFGTGKVDQNKIDEILAFTSLDGKGCRNAATELALTELKALEVAKALATNPKLLLLDEVLAGLETTGKRRFMNMLKNLHATFGVGIVIIEHDIETISNLCHRVAVLNFGQLIADGTPDEVFSDPAVIKSYTGAEHA; via the coding sequence ATGCTGCAACTTGAAAATTTATCGGTCCGTTTCGGCGGTCTTACGGCAGTCAATAACGTCACGTTCGCGGTTGGCACCCAAGACGTGGTGGGGCTGGTTGGTCCCAACGGCGCTGGCAAAACCACCCTATTCAATGCAATTTCCGGCCTCGTGCGTCCCACCGGTGGCAGCATCAGGTTCGACGGTGCAGATGTGATGCACGCGCCGCTCTACAAGCGCGCCCGGATGGGCATCGGACGCACCTTTCAGATTCCGCAACCGATGCATCAACTGTCGGTGCGCGAGAATCTGCTCGTAGCGCAGCGGTTTGGCACCGGTAAGGTCGACCAGAACAAAATCGATGAAATCCTTGCATTCACCAGTCTGGACGGCAAAGGCTGCAGAAATGCCGCGACCGAACTGGCGCTAACAGAATTGAAAGCCCTTGAGGTCGCGAAAGCGCTCGCCACCAATCCCAAATTGTTGCTGCTGGACGAAGTGCTGGCCGGTCTTGAGACCACCGGCAAGCGCCGATTTATGAATATGCTCAAGAATTTGCACGCGACCTTTGGGGTCGGTATCGTGATTATTGAGCACGATATTGAAACTATCAGCAATCTATGTCATCGCGTGGCTGTGCTCAACTTCGGTCAACTCATCGCCGACGGCACACCGGATGAAGTCTTCAGCGATCCGGCAGTGATCAAAAGTTATACAGGAGCGGAACATGCTTGA
- a CDS encoding branched-chain amino acid ABC transporter permease, whose translation MKLDANVNFDQSAKANRTLQLKSTGTIVALLVAVYLGVPLVFGQDNYVMSMLVAALVIGGIALSWALLGNLGGMVSFGHAAFFGVGAYTSAIMSMKLGLPVLLAIPMGGVGAVLASLVMLPVLRLKGPYFALAILAYANIFRILATEWTSMTGGSGGLASIPRLPQMMGIDFSSKTGSYLIILTIVLIFAGFYYLIRRSHYGLALRAMHESEDATRVVGVNSTLLKGMMLLVSAFMCGVTGAFNAHYINFLEPDYAFSGLWVTIPIVAAIFGGYRTITGPIVGAVVVYLIDQLVFKAIIPSGHQLVLGVLLVGMIVFSPDGLLDLARKLIRRNHAAT comes from the coding sequence ATGAAACTTGATGCCAACGTGAATTTCGACCAGAGTGCCAAAGCGAACCGCACATTGCAACTCAAATCGACCGGCACGATAGTGGCTTTGCTGGTGGCGGTCTACCTCGGGGTTCCGCTGGTATTCGGCCAGGATAATTATGTGATGAGCATGTTGGTCGCCGCTCTCGTGATTGGTGGCATTGCTCTGTCGTGGGCGCTGCTCGGCAATCTGGGCGGGATGGTCAGTTTCGGACATGCCGCATTCTTCGGGGTCGGTGCCTATACCTCCGCAATCATGAGCATGAAACTCGGTCTGCCAGTATTGCTGGCGATACCAATGGGTGGCGTGGGGGCGGTGCTTGCGTCGCTGGTCATGTTGCCCGTCCTCCGTTTGAAAGGGCCGTATTTTGCGTTGGCGATACTGGCCTACGCCAACATCTTCCGCATTCTCGCCACCGAGTGGACAAGCATGACCGGCGGTTCCGGTGGCCTGGCCAGCATTCCACGTCTGCCGCAAATGATGGGAATTGATTTCAGCAGCAAGACCGGCAGCTACCTGATTATCCTGACCATCGTTCTGATCTTCGCTGGCTTCTATTATCTGATTCGGCGCAGTCACTATGGGCTCGCATTGCGCGCCATGCACGAAAGCGAAGATGCCACCCGGGTGGTCGGCGTCAACAGCACGTTGCTCAAAGGCATGATGCTGTTGGTTTCAGCTTTCATGTGCGGCGTAACAGGCGCCTTTAACGCGCACTACATCAACTTCCTTGAGCCCGATTATGCCTTCAGCGGCTTATGGGTGACGATCCCGATCGTGGCAGCAATTTTTGGTGGATATCGGACGATTACCGGGCCGATTGTCGGTGCGGTCGTGGTGTATCTAATCGATCAATTAGTGTTCAAAGCCATCATTCCATCCGGTCACCAACTGGTATTGGGAGTTCTTTTGGTCGGGATGATTGTTTTTAGCCCCGACGGCCTGCTGGATCTGGCGCGCAAGCTGATCAGGAGAAATCATGCTGCAACTTGA
- a CDS encoding ABC transporter ATP-binding protein has protein sequence MLEISNLRAGYGAINVLWDVSLSISQGKLTTIIGPNGAGKTTLLRAIMGLLPASQGEVRLNGQSLNGTPTWKMADVSMTMIPEGRMTFRDMSVEENLIVGAFAKQHRARLKDNLDMSYQMFPRLRERRTQLAGSLSGGEAQMLAMARGLMSDPKLLIIDEPSLGLAPVVVNELFEILTRLKEEGRTIILVEQNTHRAVGVADHVYLMQSGKVVLSQPAAEVSLDHLHDLYFAR, from the coding sequence ATGCTTGAAATTTCCAACCTGCGTGCCGGTTATGGTGCCATCAATGTATTGTGGGATGTGTCGCTCAGTATTTCTCAAGGGAAACTGACGACCATCATCGGTCCCAACGGTGCCGGTAAAACAACTTTATTGCGCGCTATCATGGGCCTGTTGCCAGCGTCTCAGGGAGAGGTGCGTCTCAACGGTCAATCGCTGAACGGCACACCGACGTGGAAGATGGCAGACGTATCGATGACCATGATTCCGGAAGGCCGGATGACTTTTCGCGATATGAGTGTCGAAGAAAACCTGATCGTCGGTGCTTTTGCGAAACAGCATCGGGCCAGATTGAAGGACAATCTCGACATGTCGTATCAGATGTTTCCACGCTTGCGGGAGCGCCGCACCCAGTTGGCCGGCTCACTCTCCGGCGGCGAAGCGCAGATGTTGGCGATGGCGCGCGGCCTGATGTCGGACCCGAAGCTGTTAATTATCGACGAGCCATCGCTAGGTTTGGCCCCTGTCGTGGTGAACGAGTTGTTCGAGATTCTGACGCGCTTAAAAGAAGAGGGGCGAACCATTATCCTGGTTGAGCAAAATACCCATCGTGCGGTCGGCGTGGCAGACCACGTTTATCTCATGCAAAGTGGAAAAGTGGTGTTGTCGCAACCGGCCGCGGAAGTCAGTCTGGATCACCTGCACGATCTTTATTTCGCACGGTGA
- a CDS encoding IclR family transcriptional regulator: MKHEEHDIQTFSDDDSTKDRQFVNALARGLEILRCFRPHEVYLTNTEFAKRTGMPKPTISRLTYTLTKLGYLNFSADQGKYQLGAGVLALGYSLLSNLDVRKLARPLMQDLAEYSQCNVALGIRDRLSLVYVEACRGSSAVTLRREVGSRIPLATTAMGKALMCGMPQAERDFLMDHIRLRDEENWPKVKAGIEQGFKDFQDHGFCVSVGEWEASIYAVGVPLIDPEGEKMMAFNCGGPAFLLSLDALMNDLGPRLVQLVRGVEVNMGRHF, translated from the coding sequence ATGAAACACGAGGAACACGACATTCAGACGTTTAGCGATGACGACTCAACCAAAGATCGTCAGTTCGTGAATGCTTTGGCGCGTGGTCTGGAAATTTTGCGCTGTTTTCGACCGCACGAGGTGTATCTCACCAATACCGAATTTGCCAAGCGAACCGGGATGCCAAAGCCCACCATTTCGCGTCTGACCTATACCTTAACCAAACTCGGCTATCTGAATTTTTCGGCAGATCAAGGCAAATACCAGCTCGGCGCTGGCGTACTCGCACTAGGGTATTCGTTACTGTCGAATCTGGACGTTCGCAAGCTGGCACGTCCCCTCATGCAGGACCTGGCTGAATATTCACAATGCAATGTGGCGCTGGGAATTCGCGATCGGCTTAGCCTGGTGTACGTGGAGGCTTGCCGTGGCAGCTCGGCGGTAACCTTGCGGCGTGAAGTCGGTTCGCGCATTCCACTCGCAACCACTGCCATGGGCAAGGCATTGATGTGTGGGATGCCGCAAGCGGAACGTGATTTCCTGATGGATCACATCCGCTTACGTGATGAAGAAAACTGGCCAAAAGTTAAGGCCGGGATCGAGCAGGGTTTTAAAGATTTTCAAGATCACGGTTTTTGCGTATCGGTAGGGGAATGGGAGGCCAGCATATATGCAGTCGGCGTTCCGTTAATCGATCCCGAAGGCGAAAAAATGATGGCATTTAATTGTGGCGGCCCGGCTTTCTTATTGTCGTTGGATGCACTGATGAATGACCTTGGGCCACGGTTGGTACAGTTAGTGCGCGGCGTTGAAGTAAATATGGGACGCCATTTTTAA
- a CDS encoding ABC transporter substrate-binding protein, which yields MGGFGAGVAHADELLVGVEVPLTGTLARVGSGMQEGIMVAADVFNKANTKHKIKLITIDDESAPAKAIAAVEKLASQGALAITGGYGSNNIAPAADAASNLGLVYVTSGGVDDSLVNSGRKTFFRINNTAGYQKALLGLLSDMNAKSVSIIYSTKEAPAGLAKDLQASLKAKGVVVVAHPFDPAITDFKPIINKVKLQDKSEIVTMVGYENDYVGILRAARVLKPNVKAMIGVWSLATPKMAADFPDLMPNVYGTAVLPFPATFKTADGKAFDAAYRAIYKKEPDYLGQFGYVQSMLLFEAMARAADKGTLKKNGIAEEMRKTDRETLIGQVKFGSNGDNQNFSQHMGQHQGGKVVIVWPQEATTGKINFPGVPW from the coding sequence ATGGGCGGCTTCGGTGCGGGGGTTGCGCATGCCGATGAGCTATTGGTTGGCGTCGAAGTACCCTTAACGGGAACGCTGGCGCGCGTCGGTTCCGGCATGCAAGAGGGGATCATGGTAGCTGCCGACGTCTTCAATAAGGCCAATACCAAACACAAAATAAAACTGATCACGATCGATGACGAATCGGCCCCCGCCAAAGCAATTGCCGCAGTTGAAAAGCTTGCCAGTCAAGGTGCGCTGGCAATTACGGGCGGCTACGGCTCCAACAACATTGCACCGGCGGCAGACGCGGCCAGCAATCTTGGACTGGTGTATGTCACCTCCGGCGGGGTTGATGACAGCCTGGTCAATAGCGGTCGCAAGACATTTTTCAGAATCAATAACACCGCCGGCTATCAAAAAGCGTTGCTCGGTCTATTGAGCGACATGAATGCCAAGTCGGTGTCGATTATTTATTCCACCAAAGAAGCGCCTGCCGGTCTGGCTAAGGACCTGCAGGCCAGTTTGAAAGCCAAAGGTGTCGTCGTGGTTGCGCACCCGTTCGACCCCGCGATCACCGATTTCAAACCGATTATCAATAAGGTGAAATTACAGGATAAATCTGAAATCGTCACCATGGTCGGCTATGAAAACGATTACGTCGGCATTCTTCGCGCGGCACGGGTGTTGAAACCGAACGTCAAGGCAATGATTGGTGTCTGGTCATTGGCCACACCTAAAATGGCGGCCGACTTTCCGGATTTGATGCCCAATGTTTACGGCACCGCGGTGCTACCTTTCCCGGCGACGTTCAAGACCGCCGACGGCAAAGCTTTCGACGCTGCGTATCGGGCTATATACAAGAAAGAGCCGGACTATCTGGGGCAGTTTGGCTATGTCCAGTCGATGTTGTTGTTTGAGGCAATGGCACGCGCAGCCGACAAAGGCACGCTGAAGAAAAACGGCATCGCCGAAGAGATGCGTAAGACTGACCGCGAGACGCTGATTGGCCAGGTCAAATTTGGCAGCAACGGCGACAACCAGAACTTCAGTCAGCACATGGGACAGCATCAAGGCGGCAAGGTCGTGATTGTCTGGCCGCAGGAAGCGACAACCGGCAAGATCAATTTCCCCGGCGTTCCCTGGTAA
- a CDS encoding DUF3034 family protein: MLNKTTIVAMLGLLISAGAYADTGKLLLTGGVSSIDGAAGGGLTPWAVIGSNATADQIGATAHFSRAIVNDYSLNTYGVAVGILDRVEVSLARQDFNASPVVGVNGLGFMVSNNQHIRMDILGVKVKVAGDAILDSDTLMPQISVGMEYKHTDAGSFAPVITALGARNSDTDFYVTATKLFLSQGILVNTTLRATRGNQNGLLGFGGALGENNYKFEPEVSVAYLLSRKVVIGAEYRFKPNNLERVGNTLPLPKNGLREEDWKDIFIAYAPTKNVSFTLAYIDLGHIAPVLVNNRKQTGVFLSSQLAF, from the coding sequence ATGCTTAATAAAACGACGATAGTAGCGATGCTTGGGCTGCTTATTTCTGCTGGTGCTTACGCCGATACCGGCAAGTTGCTGCTCACTGGCGGCGTCAGCTCGATCGATGGCGCTGCGGGTGGGGGATTAACGCCCTGGGCGGTGATCGGCAGTAATGCCACGGCAGACCAGATTGGCGCTACTGCGCATTTTTCGCGGGCGATCGTCAATGATTATTCGTTGAACACCTACGGCGTGGCAGTCGGAATTCTGGACCGTGTCGAAGTCAGTCTGGCGCGCCAGGATTTTAATGCGTCACCGGTGGTGGGCGTCAATGGCCTAGGTTTTATGGTCAGCAACAACCAGCATATCCGCATGGATATTTTGGGAGTTAAGGTAAAAGTGGCTGGCGATGCGATTCTCGACAGCGATACTCTGATGCCCCAAATTTCGGTCGGTATGGAGTACAAGCATACCGATGCCGGATCGTTTGCCCCAGTGATCACTGCACTGGGTGCAAGAAACAGTGATACCGACTTTTATGTAACGGCGACCAAATTATTCTTATCGCAAGGAATTCTGGTGAATACCACACTGCGTGCCACCCGCGGGAATCAAAATGGTTTATTAGGTTTTGGTGGTGCACTCGGTGAAAACAATTACAAGTTTGAGCCAGAAGTATCTGTTGCTTACCTGCTCAGCAGAAAAGTCGTGATCGGTGCCGAATACCGTTTCAAACCTAATAATCTGGAAAGAGTCGGCAATACCTTACCGCTACCTAAGAACGGCTTGCGCGAAGAAGACTGGAAGGACATTTTTATTGCGTATGCCCCAACCAAGAATGTTTCATTCACGCTTGCTTATATTGACTTGGGTCATATCGCGCCGGTGCTGGTCAACAATCGCAAGCAGACCGGTGTATTCCTTTCCTCACAGTTGGCATTTTAA
- a CDS encoding branched-chain amino acid ABC transporter permease encodes MTELILQALYSGLLQGGSYALIALGLALVFGSMNVINLAHGELVLLSAYIAYTVESKLGWNPVFSIPVALVVVCLASVIVYSVVGRIKKNREINSLILTYGIGVILTNAILLIWKADVRSTGSSWLQEAFVVGPFYSMRSEVLFFAVSIVMIVGLWWWLSRSWYGRAVRAVSSNRDAAKLMGIDPRYTELVSFVVAGILATFAGVALFSYGVISPEVGNTLTVKAFIITVLAGIGSIPGVLIAAVLLGIAEALTVTLASSALQELSSMALFLLVLFIMPNGLFGAKGRRG; translated from the coding sequence ATGACGGAATTGATATTACAAGCGCTTTACTCCGGCCTGTTGCAGGGCGGGTCGTACGCGCTCATTGCACTGGGGCTGGCGCTGGTGTTCGGATCGATGAATGTGATCAATCTGGCGCACGGCGAACTGGTGCTGCTGTCGGCCTACATCGCGTACACGGTGGAATCAAAGCTGGGCTGGAACCCGGTGTTTTCGATTCCGGTCGCTTTGGTCGTTGTTTGCCTGGCATCGGTCATCGTCTACAGCGTCGTCGGCCGTATCAAGAAAAATCGGGAGATCAATTCACTGATCCTAACCTACGGCATTGGCGTCATTTTGACGAACGCCATCCTGTTAATCTGGAAAGCGGATGTCCGTTCTACTGGTTCTTCGTGGCTACAGGAAGCCTTCGTTGTTGGACCTTTTTATAGCATGCGTAGTGAGGTGCTATTTTTTGCCGTGAGCATCGTCATGATAGTTGGCTTATGGTGGTGGCTGTCGCGCAGCTGGTACGGACGCGCTGTCCGCGCAGTGTCAAGTAATCGCGATGCCGCCAAACTCATGGGAATCGATCCGCGTTACACCGAACTGGTGTCGTTTGTCGTCGCTGGCATTCTTGCCACCTTCGCCGGTGTCGCACTTTTTAGTTACGGCGTGATTAGTCCTGAGGTGGGGAATACATTAACCGTCAAGGCCTTCATTATTACTGTATTAGCGGGCATCGGCTCGATTCCCGGCGTCCTGATCGCAGCCGTTTTGCTCGGCATCGCAGAAGCATTAACGGTGACGTTGGCAAGTTCTGCGTTGCAGGAATTATCGAGCATGGCATTATTCCTACTCGTTTTATTTATTATGCCGAACGGATTGTTCGGTGCGAAAGGACGGCGCGGATGA